One window of the Deltaproteobacteria bacterium genome contains the following:
- a CDS encoding TetR/AcrR family transcriptional regulator yields the protein MRKHALHGETVTVVRRFSRAQSEKRAAARRAAAELAAEGGYPLVTMAAVAGRIGITRATIYRYFSSKDHLLREVMEEWAAEVNEDLRRRPPRAAALSERVGAAFERIVNAAVRNRGLTSALLLAATSPDSGGALPAWSSPVGDYLETVIGEKKLPRMQEITDVLSYVLFAALIGAVLRGQDPAEATAVLRTAVRLLLPRR from the coding sequence ATGCGCAAACACGCCTTGCACGGCGAGACCGTCACGGTGGTCCGGCGCTTCAGCCGCGCCCAGTCGGAGAAGCGCGCCGCCGCCCGGCGGGCGGCGGCGGAGTTGGCCGCCGAGGGCGGCTATCCGCTGGTGACAATGGCGGCGGTGGCCGGCCGCATCGGCATCACGCGCGCCACCATCTACCGCTACTTCTCTTCCAAGGATCACTTGCTCAGAGAGGTCATGGAGGAATGGGCGGCCGAGGTCAACGAAGACCTGCGCCGCCGGCCGCCGCGGGCGGCGGCGCTGAGCGAGCGGGTCGGCGCGGCCTTCGAGCGCATCGTCAACGCCGCGGTGCGCAACCGCGGCTTGACCTCGGCGCTGCTGCTGGCGGCGACCTCGCCCGACTCCGGCGGGGCGTTGCCGGCCTGGTCGTCGCCCGTGGGCGATTATCTCGAGACCGTCATCGGCGAAAAGAAGCTGCCGCGCATGCAAGAGATCACCGACGTGTTGAGCTACGTGCTGTTCGCGGCGCTGATCGGCGCCGTTCTGCGCGGCCAGGATCCCGCGGAGGCCACGGCGGTGCTGCGCACCGCCGTCCGCCTGCTGTTGCCGCGCCGTTGA